The region CGCCGGCACCGGATCTACGCGCTGGCCGGGACGGCCGTGCTGCTGGCCCTGCTCGGCTGGGTCGTCTATCTCCTCATCCACACCGGCCAGTTCGCCTACCGCAAGTGGATGCCGTTCGAGTACAAGGGCATCCAGGAGCTGCTGCTGAACGGGCTCGCGGGCACCCTCAAGGCGTTCGGCATCGCCGCGGTCCTCTCGCTCGCCCTCGGCGGGGTGCTCGCCGCCGGGCGGCTCTCCGAGCATCGCCCGGTGCGCTGGGTGGCCACGCTGCTGGTGGAGTTCTTCCGGGCGATGCCCGTCCTGGTGATGATCTTCTTCGTCTTCGTGGCGCTGAAGGTCCAGCCGCTGCCCGCCCTCGTCACCGGGCTGACGCTGTACAACGGCTCGGTGCTGGCCGAGGTGTTCCGGGCCGGGGTGAACTCGGTGGACCGCGGCCAGCGCGAGGCGGCGTACTCGCTCGGCCTGCGGAAGACCCAGGTCATGACGTCCGTGCTGGTGCCGCAGGGGGTGCGGGCGATGCTGCCTGCCATCATCAGCCAACTGGTGGTGGCCCTGAAGGACACCTCGCTCGGTTTTCTCATCACCTATGAGGAGTTTCTGCACGCCGGAAAGCTGATCGCGTCCAATCTCGACTACGACCTGCCGTTCATCCCGGTGGTCATGGTGATCTCACCCATCTACATCGGGATGTGCATGCTGCTGTCATGGTTCGCCAACTGGGTGGCCAAGCGGGAGCGGCGCAGTGTGAAGACCCGCCAGGTCGAGGTCGCCGCCGCCGAACCGGCCGCCCCGATGCCGGGGGACACCCGCGGCTGAGCCGGGGCGGCCGGACGGTGCCTCAATCGCGGACCGGGACCGTGAGGTAGGACGGATCGGCGGCCGGGGACGAGAAGGTGAGATGGGCGCCGTCGGGGTTGTGCTCGAGGTAGAGCGGGTCGACGGTGTCGACGACCAGCGCCAGCCGATGGCCCGCCGGGACGTCGTACGCCGTGGAGAACAGCTCCAGGTCCACTCCGAAGGGCGTGCCCGGGGTGCGGTCGTGGAAGGTGACCGGGGCGTTGGTGATGAGCTTGCCGATGCCCAGCGGGCCCACGTCGTAGAGATACGCGACCGCCGTACCGTCCGAGCGGTCGGTGGTCACGGTGGTGTGGAGCTTCACGGTGCCGCGGACGCGCTGCTCGCGCGCCGAGGCTCCGGTCTGCCAGACCGCCGCGCGGGACCGGGGCAGCAGCGGGATCGAGGCCAGCGGCGGGACCTTCAGGAACTGGTCGAGGGCGCCGCTCAGCAGCACCGTCCCGGCGTTGGCACCGGAGTCGTGGTTGGCGGTGATCTTCTCGGTGGTGGCGAGCGGGACGCGGCGGTGCCCGGAGGGGACGGCCGACCAGCTCGGGTAGCCCTCGTAGTCGTCGCCGCCCGCCGTACGGGACATCAGTTGCACCGGCGCTTGCGTGTCGATGCCGTTGCGCTCGCCCTTGAGGTAGCGGTCCAGCCATTGCCTGGCGTGGCTCCAGGTGGTGTTGGGCAGTCCGAGCAGGCCGGTGAGCTCGGCGGTGGCGTGGTCGCCGGGCCGCAGCTCCAGCCGCTTGGGGCCGGTGAGCTTCTCGAAGAAGTCGGCGTAGCTGTTGGGCGGGAAGATCGAGTCGCCCCAGGAGTTGCCCAGCATGATGGCCGCGCCATTGGCGTTGATCCGGTCGAGCTGGGCGGCGGCGGACCGCTTCTTGCCCCAGGCGATCAGGTCCGGCTCCTTGGCGAGGTCGGAGGAGAAGAAGTCGTCGAGGATCTGCCGGAGTTCATCGCTGGGCCGGCCGGTCAGCTCCCCGGCCCCGGCGAGCAGCCCGGCGGCCTGGGCGTGCTGGGTGCGCCCGCTGTAGATCGAGCCGACCAGGTCCGCCCAGCCGCTCATGGCCACCACGGCCTTGATCCGCGGGTCGGCACCGGCCGCGAGCAGGCTGATCCCGGCGCCGTAGGAGAGCCCGGCCATGCCGATGTGGTCGGGGTCGGCGGGGGTGTTGGCCAGCGCCCAGTCGATGACCTTGGACGCGTCGGCGATATCGGGCGGCCCGGCCGTCTCGATCTTCCCGCCGGACTGCCAGAAGCCTCGGGAGTTGTAGGTGAGCACCACATACCCGGCTTCGGCGAGCTTCTTGGCCTGGGCGAGATATTCGACCTGGGGCAGGGACCAACTGGTGGGCAGGACGACGAGGGGCAGGCGGCGGGAGGCGTCGGCGTCCGCGGGGGCCACGACGTTGGCGGCCAGCTTCACGCCGCCGTCGCCGGGGATGTCGACGAACCGTATGGAGACGCCCGAGGAGGCGGAGGCGGTCGTGGCGGCGGGCGGGGTCGGTGCCGCGGCTTGGACGGAGGGGGCGAGGCCGAAGGCCGTGCCGGCCAGGACGGTCACCGAGACGGCGGCGGCCATGGTGGGGCGCAGGGCTTTGCGGGCAGGGGTCACTGTGGCTCCTGGTGGGGGTGCCGTGGGGGCAGGGGAGCACCGGTGCTGGTGACCTGACGGTAACTCGGGGGTTTACCGGCGGTAATAGCGCGGTAAGTTACGCCTGGGTAACGATAGAGGCCGTGGTCGGCTGCCGGGGCCGGCCCGGCCCGGGGCGCTATCCGGGGGCCGGATCCGCAAGGGTCCGGCCCCGCCTATGCGGAGCCCCTTACGCCGTTATGTTGTGGCTTCGCGTTGAGCCCGGCCCGCGCTGAATCCCGCTCGTCGCTGCATACCGCCCGCGGCTGAAGTGCTGGCCCCGGGTCTTGACTCCCGCGCGGAGTGCCGCCCGCGGTTGGCGTCGCTCGCGCGCGATCCCCGCCTGTGGCTGAGCCCCGGGTCCTGGCCGA is a window of Streptomyces violaceusniger Tu 4113 DNA encoding:
- a CDS encoding amino acid ABC transporter permease — its product is MTAPSTTALYDVPGPHTRRRHRIYALAGTAVLLALLGWVVYLLIHTGQFAYRKWMPFEYKGIQELLLNGLAGTLKAFGIAAVLSLALGGVLAAGRLSEHRPVRWVATLLVEFFRAMPVLVMIFFVFVALKVQPLPALVTGLTLYNGSVLAEVFRAGVNSVDRGQREAAYSLGLRKTQVMTSVLVPQGVRAMLPAIISQLVVALKDTSLGFLITYEEFLHAGKLIASNLDYDLPFIPVVMVISPIYIGMCMLLSWFANWVAKRERRSVKTRQVEVAAAEPAAPMPGDTRG
- a CDS encoding alpha/beta fold hydrolase; its protein translation is MTPARKALRPTMAAAVSVTVLAGTAFGLAPSVQAAAPTPPAATTASASSGVSIRFVDIPGDGGVKLAANVVAPADADASRRLPLVVLPTSWSLPQVEYLAQAKKLAEAGYVVLTYNSRGFWQSGGKIETAGPPDIADASKVIDWALANTPADPDHIGMAGLSYGAGISLLAAGADPRIKAVVAMSGWADLVGSIYSGRTQHAQAAGLLAGAGELTGRPSDELRQILDDFFSSDLAKEPDLIAWGKKRSAAAQLDRINANGAAIMLGNSWGDSIFPPNSYADFFEKLTGPKRLELRPGDHATAELTGLLGLPNTTWSHARQWLDRYLKGERNGIDTQAPVQLMSRTAGGDDYEGYPSWSAVPSGHRRVPLATTEKITANHDSGANAGTVLLSGALDQFLKVPPLASIPLLPRSRAAVWQTGASAREQRVRGTVKLHTTVTTDRSDGTAVAYLYDVGPLGIGKLITNAPVTFHDRTPGTPFGVDLELFSTAYDVPAGHRLALVVDTVDPLYLEHNPDGAHLTFSSPAADPSYLTVPVRD